The following is a genomic window from Salmo salar chromosome ssa23, Ssal_v3.1, whole genome shotgun sequence.
ccAATGATCTCATTCTGAAAGTACAGCATAGGGGGTAGCGATATGACCTATTTAGGACATTTCCCTACTGTATAAGTACCCTACCAAAGAAGGAACAAAGGACAGGAGGGATGTTTGAGAGACTTGGGACATGGACTCAACACAGCACAGCAGGATCACCATCAAAAATCTGTACAATAATATCAAAACAGAGAAACGTCATCTTCCACCATCCTCATAGAGCAGCATGTAGTTTAGTGGCTGCCAGGCAGCTATCAAGGACATAACAGCATTACCATTCAAGGCTTCGCACTAGTCGCTTTACAAGAGGGCctactctctctctgccatcctgAAGAACCACCACCGACACAGAGTTCATTACTAAATAACTAGAGAAGTTCATTACTGGCCAGGAAAGTGAATTAATGGCTAGCCAACCAACCCACGCTAGTCAGGTCCGTGCTTTGCTCTGCCCGCCAACCAGATGGCTAATTAAGCCCAGAGATCGGCATTAACCTTAACATTAGCAGCAGTCACACAGAGGATGCGGCTCACACCATTACGGCTGGCTGAGTAGGGGTATTCTGCTGGATACCTGTGTGGCTCACAGGGGGGGTGGTTGAGTGGGTGGGTCAGTCCCTCTTCTTACTGATACCTGTCTGGCTCACAGGGAGGGTGGATGAGTGGGTGGGTCAGTCCCTCTTCTTACTGATACCTGTCTGGCTCACAGGGAGGGTGGATGAGTGGGTGGGTCAGTCCCTCTTCTTACTGATACCTGTCTGGCTCACAGGGAGGGTGGATGAGTGGGTGGGTCAGTCCCTCTTCTTACTGATACCTGTCTGGCTCACAGGGAGGGTGTTTGAGTGGGTGGGTCAGTCCCTCTTCTTACTGATACCTGTCTGGCTCACAGGGAGGGTGGTTGAGTGGGTGGGTCAGTCCCTCTTCTTACTGATACCTGTCTGGCTCACAGGGAGGGTGGTTGAGTGGGTGGGTCAGTCCCTCTTCTTAATGTAGAGCGACTGAGCAGCAAACGCCAGTCATTCTGGACAAAATTGGTTAAAATCCAGTATAGACCATGGAGAGCAAACTGCAATTCTTTGAGAGGAAAGAACAATGCAAGCTAGAAAGAAACAAAGGGATGCAAATAAATAGGAGAATATCAATGGGGGAGAGGAAATAAGGGGGGAGCGAAATAGTTAAACGTTAAAATGGTAATTGTGGCCATTTTTCACAAGGGGAGCAGAGCGTGTCGGTCGGACGGGTATCCCTGACAGAGACGCTTAGTTAATAAGGAGGCGTCCCCCGGTCGGACGGGTATCCCTGACAGAGACGCTTAGTTAATAAGGAGACGTCCCCCGGTCGGACGGGTATCCCTGACAGAGACGCTTAGTTAATAAGGAGACGTCCCCCGGTCGGACGGGTATCCCTGACAGAGACGCTTAGTTAATAAGGAGACGTCCCCCGGTCGGACGGGTATCCCTGACAGAGACGCTTAGTTAATAAGGAGGCGTCCCCGGTCGGACGGGTATCCCTGACAGAGACGCTTAGTTAATAAGGAGGCGTCCCCGGTCGGACGGGTATCCCTGACAGAGACGCTTAGTTAATAAGGAGACGTCCCCGGTCGGACGGGTATCCCTGACAGAGACGCTTAGTTAATAAGGAGACGTCCCCCGGTCGGACGGGTATCCCTGACAGAGACGCTTAGTTAATAAGGAGGCGTCCCCCGGTCGGACGGGTATCCCTGACAGAGACGCTTAGTTAATAAGGAGACGTCCCCCGGTCGGACGGGTATCCCTGACAGAGACGCTTAGTTAATAAGGAGACGTCCCCCGGTCGGACGGGTATCCCTGACAGAGACGCTTAGTTAATAAGGAGGCGTCCCCCGGGAGCTCGTTAGCTAGACAGAGGAACGGAGCGCAtgtcacacacactcaaaccAATCAGGACACAGACACGGCCCGGGCATCCCTGGGTTCTGATAGGATGATTAATAGGGGGTGCATCCAGACTGCTGTCTGCCGGGCACAGACAGGCAGCAGGTAATTGGGGCAGCCAGAGCCCAGTCTAGTAAGGATTCCACCACTCACTACCAACCACAGGTCACATGACCCTGTCCCCCCTCACTCTGTCAGACACACAGAGCAGAGGACTCAAGGACAATTGTCCAGTTTTCTTAGGGCAATATGTTAAATGTGCACGCTGGAAACCAGGTAAATACATCTATAGAGTCCACTTTGCTTGTGGAAATAGCTAGCTATGCATTTTGGATCCAGCTGTTAATTCAAAACCACTTTGTTTAATCCGAGTGACTCTGTGATATATCCTCTCAACTGAAGACCTTCAAGAAATGGATGCCTGACTATGGTTGAGGGCTAACCTACTGTAGGTACCTTCTGTGTGACGGTGGTGTGGTAACCTACTGTAGGTACCTTCTGTGTGACGGTGGTGTGGTAACCTACTGTAGGTACCTTCTGTGTGACGGTGGTGTGGTAACCTACTGTAGGTACCTTCTGTGTGACGGTGGTGTGGTAACCTACTGTAGGTACCTTCTGTGTGACGGTGGTGTGGTAACCTACTGTAGGTACCTTCTGTGTGACGGTGGTGTGGTAACCTACTGTAGGTACCTTCTGTGTGACGGTGGTGTGGTAACCTACTGTAGGTACCTTCTGTGTGACGGTGGTGTGGTAACCTACTGTAGGTACCTTCTGTGTGACGGTGGTGTGGTAACCTACTGTAGGTACCTTCTGTGTGACGGTGGTGTGGTAACCTACTGTAGGTACCTTCTGTGTGACGGTGGTGTGGTAACCTACTGTAGGTACCTTCTGTGTGACGGTGGTGTGGTAACCTACTGTAGGTACCTTCTGTGTGACGGTGGTGTGGTAACCTACTGTAGGTACCTTCTGTGTGACGGTGGTGTGGTAACCTACTGTAGGTACCTTCTGTGTGACGGTGGTGTGGTAACCTACTGTAGGTACCTTCTGTGTGACGGTGGTGTGGTAACCTACTGTAGGTACCTTCTGTGTGACGGTGGTGTGGTAACCTACTGTAGGTACCTTCTGTGTGACGGTGGTGTGGTAACCTACTGTAGGTACCTTCTGTGTGACGGTGGTGTGGTAACCTACTGTAGGTACCTTCTGTGTGACGGTGGTGTGGTAACCTACTGTAGGTACCTTCTGTGTGACGGTGGTGTGGTAACCTACTGTAGGTACCTTCTGTGTGATGGTGTTGTGGTAACCTACTGTAGGTACCTTCTGTGCTGGTGAAGACCTCGCCATGTGCCGTGCCCTCGGAGAGAAGGGCTGTGGCGTCCCCGGGAGACGTCCGGTCGAAGGTCAGGGTCCCTGACGTGGTGATCTGGCCTGATGGAGACACTGTGACTGGATTACAGAAAGACAAAGACAACACACTGATTGATTTCAGAATAAAAACATTTGAGTGCTTTATCAATGCTTTATATTGTCCCCAACTACATGGTCAGTGGGACTTGGAAACAACTTTTTATAAGACAAGATACTTcgtgttaatatatatatatatatatatatattagtccaACTTTTTCAGGGGGTACCCCATTTTTTCGCAAGACCTAGTTTTTGGCCAGAAATTCTGGAAACCCCACCCCAAATCTAATGCCAGCCTTAAAGTCTATAGATTTTGATTTTTACGTCAACAAATAACATTCCATTCATTGCATTTCAACCAATAAATGCATATACTCAATAGAAATCTATTTTCCAAATGATCTTTCTCAAAAATGTTTGTATATTGTCTTCTAAAATAATCTGCACTCTCAATTCCCCCACCACCCCGACTTTGAATACTACTTTGCTAGCTACTAGCAGAGAACCTCTATGGGGGGGTTTACAAAACGGTGCCAACAGCTACCCTGTGGTCCCATTTTGACAACGGAATCACAGATGATGACTGAGCAAGATTTACTTTGTCTTCTGTCCTGTGCTTTGACTTGTCTGTAACACATATTTAAAGACTTCCCTCTGAATGACGGGATCCATGTATGTCATTCAAGAGGTTAAGGGGAGGACGTCGGAACGTCTGTCTGTGGTATCTGAAGAGTATGTGCGTTTAAAGTTGTATTAGTCATATGTACAGGTTAAACATGGTATAcaccaatgaaatgcttacttattccttctcgacaatgcaacaataaGAAATAGTAAAATGCAAGAAAACAaacaaagtaaatggctcagtggAATATAATTGACATTTTAACATAAGTACAATacacaatatttacacatgttttgGGGCAGGGCGGGTGGGTAAGtttttaaattgtgcagtatttcccctcatctttctccctctgtcctaTTAGACTCATTTAGctgagtatttgtgtgtgtgtgtgtgtgtgtgtgtgtgtgtaactcacaTGTTGCCCCCGGTGCCAGTGTGATGTTCTTGGGCGGTGGGAGGGGGAGGTCCTTCTTCTCTGGAGTGGTCGGCTGCTCGTTCTCCTTCTTGCGTCTCTTGTAAGGAACAAACAGTCTGACCGGGCCAGTCTAGACCAGAAGGAAAGGGGGAAGTATAGTCACAGACAACAGGGGAAACCAAAGTCTGAAGCATCCGTTTAGAACTTCCACTCACCACCAAGTATGGCGATGAGAGGAAGTCTAGTGGCGGAAAGTAGGAGAAGATGGAGCCAGATGAAACCTTGCCgacattctgctaattttctcatcgattaaacattcaatctcaatacagttttctgttaccAAAATTAGAATCTGTTACAAACAGAGTGAACTAACTTTTATAGACTTCACCCTTTGCCAATAGTTTCAAGAAATTGCGTAGTTTAGGAGTGcaagggcgaattgagttatagagtaccacagtatgtgTCATAAtatccataaaacctagcggtcaaacaaggaaatggttccaatcgtttttcaaCAATTACATTtatcccataggggattttagatacacttaaaataaggtctgtgtttcatgtaggcttaccctggagtTTCATTTTGATAATCGTGTACATCTCTCTGAACAAGGTGACTTAAatcaatatattcacctgtatttacccccccaaaATGAAAAGCTatttagctgctaatgtggctatcataaagaactacaaatgccatgagcTGGATGAGACTgctgaatcgaggcaaaggtaagaatctctggattaaccatcgaatgttagctaaatgtagtaataaatacatttaaataaatgtacaattctgtgaactgtcttgtgcaacttttaaattgacacaatacctgttagcaaaggtgtcagctagagatgatgtgcaggaacttgcagggatttgtagtcttacatgatgtctactttgacgctaattagcattttcggaTCTGAGCATCAAAAGAGattaatatattgataaaagtcaacttgtccgagagagatttaaatggttatcaaaacgtcatgccagggtaagcctacacaaaacacagcccataTTTTcagtgtttctaaaattccctatgggaaaaatgaatggtggacaAACGATTGGAACCACTTCCCCGTTtcactgctaggttttatgggtattatgatacTTCCACTGTAGGGCTCTATTGCACACGAGCACTTCAGAGTGGGCgttccctaacagaaatatgcaaatacatgctaaaACACACCAATAGAATcttgctagctcgtgcttggctctgcccacctccttgcttgttctgcccactgcttaatttgctcccattggaaaagACACCAATGACAAATGTTGGGTTAGTTGCCAGTATCTTTGGTATAGTGATTGGTCAGCAATAGTCGTGGTGGAAATAATATGTGATCAGTTTTTCCCACACCTTCGTGAACTGTTGGTCAGCTTGATTAGTTTCAGTAAAAATAACTAAAAAACAGTTAACAGTTCTATAACAGTAACGCTTACAGGCAGCTGAATGTTCTGTTTCATGTGATCAACAAAGTTATGAAAGATTGCCTTTGATGCAGATGGCAAAAGCAGCTATGAAACAAAATATATGTTGTGCTGTAGGAAACAATTTCTCCCCTTATCTTGCAAACAATAAAGCAGTCCCCCGGAGTCTATCCTTTATGTCTGCCAGCCCAGGGACCCGCTATAGTCAGGATCAGAGGAAGAACTATCAAACACTTAGCAGAGACACAAGATTGGCTCATTGTTGTTTACATTATGGCTGGAAATGCATGTCATAAATAAATGGTACATACCATATTAATGTTCTCCCCTGCGTAAGATGGACTATCCTTGGTACACTAGGGGAAAATATAAGACAAAGAGAATGTGATTGGACAAAACGGAATATGAGAATTTCACAACCAGGCCTTTAGAAGTGATGACCAATATCTACATGTCATGCAAACCGCACAGAGAGCCTGTACTGCGCAGTTCTGTTTGTTACACCTATACCCTTGTGGCGTCCTATCCCTTGAGCTACCGGCTTGTTCAAAAGACATTCATTCACCGACATCTTTGTCTCTGTAAAGTCAATTAACTCACCAACGAGAGGTCGTCACAGCAGGCCGCACAAGTACAGGACGCGGCATGGGGGTTGAGGATGCGCTCCTGAGAAACCATTCATATGGCTGGTTACTAAACAATTATATATAAAATtccttcatatatatatatatatataattgtattCCGACCGCAGGTGGCACAGTTCCATCAGAGCCTGTCACGGCTGACAGACTGTGGGCTGAGTGGACTGGCTCGCTCACCTGGATTAGGCACTGCAGGGGACGGCCTGCATAGCGGATGCTTCTCTTCCAGTCCTTGCTGCTCGCCCGGCCAGACATGCCCTCAAACTCAGTGGGCGTGTACCAGTGGTTGCTGTGCTTGATGCAGCGTCCCTTTCCGCCTGGTTGCCAGTCGATTGGACAGGCAGCAGAGACAAGACAACATGGCCGCAATTATTTACATGGAGATGGACATGTATAGTTAATTATTAAGACTATCCTAGCCCCTTCATTCACCATAACCCATGTATTCTCAAGTTGAGGGAAGAAAATCTGTCATCTGTAAAAATATGACTTCTTTCAGAGAACTTTTAGCAGCTGGATTTGTTAAAACAATCAACTCCAGAGAACCACCCCTGTTCCCTATACCACTCCTCAACTTTATCAACACCGTCACACATGTATTTCTCCAGTCTTGATACTTCCATTACAGGTCATCAGGGTGGCTGCGGTTTCCAGCCAGGGCTGAGGAAAGCTGTCCTCATCTTCAAACCAAGAGCTCCACCTTGTGGCCCAACTAGCCCTACCTGAGCCCAGTCTGTTCTTGTACAACATGCCGCTGGTGTTCCTGCAGCGCACTGGCAGCTCGTTGTTGTACACAGACGGATCCCAGTTGTACTTGGAGCCATCTTTCTCCTGCCCTGGATTCATTggggtggagggagtctgggggGCTGGGGACAACACACAACACTGAAGTTACAGAGACACCCGAAATGTATTTCAGATAGCCTGACGACTCACTAAATTCTTCCGCTGCTCTGTCGTTCACtacatactttagtctgagactgccatcattgaagtcgTTTGTAGTGACGGGGGGCAGGAGgggcgttgtacaaaacaaagtcaacAGCAATCGgatcgtctctaaccaatcagagtactaaagccaatgacacattttcaaACCGGCATTTTACCAACGTGTTTTATgactctggcccaacccattcgtttctggaccaatcagacggcCCTGAATGTGTTTGCATTCAGTGAAGGGTTGGGAAGGTACTCAGACTCATTGGGGAGAAGAAAGTAACGTCCTTGAGCGTGGCGTAGCATTTGGCCAGGACAAGGAGTATTTCAGAGGCCATATACAGATTTAGACATAATTTCATTTATCCTGTCTTGGCTAGGCATCTCCGGAATAAAAGCACACAGGTCAAAGCAGATGCTGCTATCTATTGGCTACAAGTCCATTACAAAAACTTTCCAGCACAGTAATGATTGATGAAGGTAGGAATTTTATACAATACTTTCTATGAAAAGTATCGTACAAAATACAGGTCAAGAGCGCATTGAGATTCCCTGGTGCATACCAGAGGACATGGCGGCTGCAGCGTTCTTCAATCCTGTTGCGTCCACTATTCCTTCAGTGTGAACCACTATCAGAGTGGCCTTCTGGGGATTGAGACCGTCGCCAATCTGTAGGGTGGTCCTGCCAGTCTGTCATGtgatggaggagcagagagaaacATTACATTGCACAGTCTGTGCTGCTGGGTAGGTGATGTGACATATGGGTCTAGTTTTCCATGGTCTGTTTCTTTTCAGATTAGTTGTTGGAAAATCGAATACAAATGTGGTCCTATAGTCTAGACGATATACGCCTAGTGAGTGGTCCTAGAGTCTAGACTACGTACGCCTATTGAGTGGTCCTATAGTCTAGACTATGTACGCCTAGTGAGTGGTCCTAGAGTCTAGACGATATACGCCTAGTGAGTGGTCCTAGAGTCTAGACTACGTACGCCTAGTGAGTGGTCCTAGATTCTAGACGATATACCCCTAGTGAGTGGTCCTAAGGTCTAGACGATATACGCCTAGTGAGTGGTCCTATAGTCTAGACGATATACGCCTAGTGAGTGGTCCTAGAGTCTAGACGATATACGCCTAGTGAGTGGTCCTGGAGTCTAGACTACGTACGCCTAGTGAGTGGTCCTATAGTCTAGACGATATACGCCTAGTGAGTGGTCCTGGAGTCTAGACGATAGACGCCTAGTGAGTGGTCCTAGAGTCTAGACGATATACGCCTAGTGAGTGGTCCTATAGTCTAGACTACGTACGCCTAGTGAGTGGTCCTATAGTCTAGACGATGTACGCCTAGTGAGTGGTCCTAGAGTCTAGACGATATACGCCTAGTGAGTGGTCCTAGAGTCTAGACGATATACGCCTAGTGAGCGGTCCTAGAGTCTAGACGATATACGCCTAGTGAGTGGTCCTAGAGTCTAGACTACGTACGCCTAGTGAGTGGTCCTAGAGTCTAGACGATATACGCCTAGTGAGTGGTCCTAGAGTCTAGACGATATACGCCTAGTGAGTGGTCCTATAGTCTAGACTACGTACGCCTAGTGAGTGGTCCTAGAGTCTAGACGATGTACGCCTAGTGAGTGGTCCTAGAGTCTAGACGATATACGCCTAGTGAGTGGTCCTATAGTCTAGACGATACGTACGCCTAGTGAGTGGTCCATAGTCTAGACGATGTACGCCTAGTGAGTGGTCCTAGAGTCTAGACGATAGTACGCCTAGTGAGCGGTCCTATAGTCTAGACTACGTACGCCTAGTGAGTGGTCCTAGAGTCTAGACTACGTACGCCTAGTGAGTGGTCCTATAGTCTAGACGATATACGCCTAGTGAGTGGTCCTAGAGTCTAGACGATATACGCCTAGTGAGTGGTCCTATAGTCTAGACTACGTACGCCTAGTGAGTGGTCCTAGAGTCTAGACGATGTACGCCTAGTGAGTGGTCCTATAGTCTAGACGATATACGCCTAGTGAGTGGTCCTATAGTCTAGACGATATACGCCTAGTGAGTGGTCCTAGTCTAGACGATATACGCCTAGTGAGTGGTCCTAGAGTCTAGACTACGTACGCCTAGTGAGTGGTCCTATAGTCTAGACTACGTACGCCTAGTGAGTGGTCCTATAGTCTACACGATATACGCCTAGTGAGTGGTCCTATAGTCTAGACGATATACGCCTAGTGAGTGGTCCTATAGTCTAGACTACGTACGCCTAGTGAGTGGTCCTAGAGTCTAGACGATATACGCCTAGTGAGTGGTCCTATAGTCTAGACGATATACGCCTAGTGAGTGGTCCTACAGTCTAGACGATATACGCCTAGTGAGTGGTCCTAGAGTCTAGACGATATACGCCTAGTGAGTGGTCCTAGAGTCTAGACGATATACGCCTAGTGAGTGGTCCTATAGTCTAGACTACGTACGCCTAGTGAGTGGTCCTATAGTCTAGACTACGTACGCCTAGTGAGTGGTCCTATAGTCTACACGATATACGCCTAGTGAGTGGTCCTATAGTCTAGACGATATACGCCTAGTGAGTGGTCCTATAGTCTAGACTACGTACGCCTAGTGAGTGGTCCTATAGTCTAGACGATATACGCCTAGTGAGTGGTCCTAGAGTCTAGACGATATACGCCTAGTGAGTGGTCCTAGAGTCTAGACGATATACGCCTAGTGAGTGGTGAAGACGAATTAAAGGAATGGAACTGTTAAATACTCATGTTGGGCTCTAGTGTGGCAGCTGTCAACatcaacattttagtcatttagaaaacgctcttatccagagtgacttactggTCCCCCGTAGTGAATGCACacatttttgtactggtcccccgtgggaatcgaacccaaaacCTTTGCGTTGCAagtgtcatgctctaccaactgagctacgcaGAAACAATACAAATCCACTAGTAGGCCTAGACCACAAGATATTCAGATCCAAAATGACCACCATGCGAGAACTTACAAGAACATGCTCTGGTATGGAGGCTGAGGTGGCAGTGAACACATTGTCCTCGGCTGCTTGGACATCCCCCACAGTGACTGTTGTGACTTCTGTTGTGAGAGATCACAGGTTGAAATAGTCAAGTGCACTCTACCTACATGACTGGCTTGTCTCTATTTGTAGTAGATCTCACTATATGAATCAAATTAGTTTTGATGTATTTATTtaaggtggccatgatggtatgagggccagattgggaatttagccaggaccccagggttaacacccctattcTCACGATAAGTGCCAtcggatctttagtgaccacagagtcaggacacccatttaacatcccaccCGAAAGACTGCACCTTATAAAGGGCAATCACTGCCCTGCAGCATTGGGATATTTCTTTTTAGGGACCAAAGGAAAgtgtctcctactggccctccaaaaccacttccagcagtatctggtctcccatccagggctACCAGGACCCTCCCTACTTAGCTTCAGAggtaagccagcagtgggatgcagggtggtgtgCTGATAGTTGATTTGATAGGGAAACAAAAACAAGGACTGTGCCCAAATATTTGAATACCAAATATTATGTATAAAACTGGCAACATGGGCGTCTTGCAATATTACCTGTATTTTACCTAACGTTAAATACAAATATCTCCGGAAAATAACATGTTTGGAGGTACATGTAAGGGGCTATGATGATAATCAAATGTATAAGTTAGCTAGTTCATGCGTTTCAAAATGGGTAACAGTACTATAGCTAATGCAGCTGAATTAGGTTAGGCTGGttgatttagctagctagctaacctgttTGTGTTTGCCTATGAGTCTAGTATTGTAACTAGCAGTACTAGCACAGATGAAAGGAAGTTAGGTAGGAAACATAATATGTGGTACTTGCTAACGAGCTAAAACAGGTGTAGTTGGCATTTAGCTAGCTTGACGAGTATcagtaacgttagctggctgcaTCCTCAAACTTGCCTGCAAAAGCTGTCTCGGCATCGTCAGAGTTCGGCAAAGACTCGGTTCCAATCTCGATGTTCCCCGGTTCTCCCATTACTGTCATCGTGGTGACTTCGGCCTCCGACTCAGTATCCGAatccaccccctcctccaccgGCTCTCCGGCAGCGTCTATGGACTCCTCGTCCAACGCTAGTCCCTTCGTTGCCGAGTCCGTCTCGTCCATTTTCCTATGTCTAACGATTTACGCCGAATTTGACCGAGAAATAATCGGAGAATATGGCACCGACCCGATTATATTGTGCTGTGCATAAACCGCTCATGCACTGGAATAAAAAATAATTTGTGGCGTCGATTAAATTATTATTTCAAACCGAATGTATTAAAACCGTGAGAAATGGCGTCTTACGTTCGTTCTCTTTACGCTTTTCGATGAAGTCTCACAGGAAGGAGATGCAGCGGAAATTACCGAAACAAAACGACGTCACACGAATCGACGCTCAAGCCTCGTTTCATTTTTGCACCACTAGGTGGCAATATACACatgagaataaaaaataaaaaacgtttatttaacctttatttaaccaggtaggctagttgagaacaagttctcatttgcaacggcgacctggccaagataaagcatagcagttcgacatatacaacaacacagagttacacatggaataaacaaacatacagtcaataatgcagtagaaaaaaggaaaacaaaaggtctatatacagtgagtgcaaatgaggtaagataagggagttaaggcaataaataggccatggtggcgaagtaattacaatatagcaattacacactggaatggtagatgtgcagaagatgaatgtgcaagtagagatactggggtgcaaaggagcaagataaataaatacagtatggggatgaggtagttggatgggctgttttcagattggctatgtacaggtgcagtgatctgtgagctgctctgacagctggtgcttaaagctagtgagggagatatgagtctccagcttcagtgatttttacagttcgttccagtcattggcagcagagaactggaaggaaaggcggccaaaggatgaattggctttgggggggaccagtaagatatacctgctggagtgcgtgctacgagtgggtgctgctatggtgaccagtgagctgagataaggcggggctttacctagcagagacttgtagatgacctggagccagtgggtttggctacgagagtgaagcgagggccagccaacgaaagcgtacaggtcgcagtggtgggtagtatatggggctttggtgacaaaacggatggcactgtgatagactgcatccaatttgttgattggcacagcatcgtccgggttaggggagggtttggccagggtaggccgtcattgttgaatcaaaatttgttcttaactggcttgcctaattaaataaaggtgaaataaataaaatatttaaaaaattattgtgcgccgccctatgttaTGTCTAATAATGAACAATTGTTCATCATTAGACCAACAGTAGATTAAGTCCATGAGCCAGgcgcagggtttcccaaactaagTCCCGGTGCCCACCCTGAgtgcatgttttgttttttgccctagcgctacacagctgattcaaataaccaactcatcatcaagcttagaTTATTTTAATCAACTgtttagtgctagggcaaaaaccaaaacatgcactcAGGgtggggccccaggaccgagtttgggaaaccctgagccAGGGGGGTGGTCGGTCAGCTTCACTTGGGCCAACGATGTCTCATAGTGACTTTTTTCAAGGTCTATGACGTCCTTAGAGTTGTAAAATGTGTGATAGCAGTGCATCAATACTAGCTTTCTGTGTTTTATCACTCactctttcatccctccatcccattaatttatactgaacaaaaatataaacgcaacaatttcaacattttttaaattcttttttttaacccttttttgtggtatccaattggtagttacagtcctaTCCCATTACTGCAACTccagtacggactcgggagaggtgaaggtcgagagccgtgcgtcctccgaaacacaacacagccaagccgcactgcttcttgacaatgcccgcttaacccggaagccagccccaccaatgtgtcagaggaagcaccatacacctggcgactgtgtcagcatgc
Proteins encoded in this region:
- the deaf1 gene encoding deformed epidermal autoregulatory factor 1 homolog isoform X2; protein product: MDETDSATKGLALDEESIDAAGEPVEEGVDSDTESEAEVTTMTVMGEPGNIEIGTESLPNSDDAETAFAEVTTVTVGDVQAAEDNVFTATSASIPEHVLTGRTTLQIGDGLNPQKATLIVVHTEGIVDATGLKNAAAAMSSAPQTPSTPMNPGQEKDGSKYNWDPSVYNNELPVRCRNTSGMLYKNRLGSGGKGRCIKHSNHWYTPTEFEGMSGRASSKDWKRSIRYAGRPLQCLIQERILNPHAASCTCAACCDDLSLCTKDSPSYAGENINMTGPVRLFVPYKRRKKENEQPTTPEKKDLPLPPPKNITLAPGATLSPSGQITTSGTLTFDRTSPGDATALLSEGTAHGEVFTSTEGTYMLTALPALAMAPQAKVESPSSSPSPGLVNGGLEVSGVREGQRTWLYLEETANSLLSTVQQLKALIDQAKQACHCQAGQDAFSQDKIHGSRKECTLTQPFQSQISFQHPDDPEGKRGSEITEIIIKQMCVNCGREAMSQCTGCHKVNYCSTFCQRKDWKEHQHNCCQTSGAVAVQEEVPMSTIDMDKVKV
- the deaf1 gene encoding deformed epidermal autoregulatory factor 1 homolog isoform X1, which encodes MDETDSATKGLALDEESIDAAGEPVEEGVDSDTESEAEVTTMTVMGEPGNIEIGTESLPNSDDAETAFAEVTTVTVGDVQAAEDNVFTATSASIPEHVLTGRTTLQIGDGLNPQKATLIVVHTEGIVDATGLKNAAAAMSSAPQTPSTPMNPGQEKDGSKYNWDPSVYNNELPVRCRNTSGMLYKNRLGSGGKGRCIKHSNHWYTPTEFEGMSGRASSKDWKRSIRYAGRPLQCLIQERILNPHAASCTCAACCDDLSLCTKDSPSYAGENINMTGPVRLFVPYKRRKKENEQPTTPEKKDLPLPPPKNITLAPGATFTVSPSGQITTSGTLTFDRTSPGDATALLSEGTAHGEVFTSTEGTYMLTALPALAMAPQAKVESPSSSPSPGLVNGGLEVSGVREGQRTWLYLEETANSLLSTVQQLKALIDQAKQACHCQAGQDAFSQDKIHGSRKECTLTQPFQSQISFQHPDDPEGKRGSEITEIIIKQMCVNCGREAMSQCTGCHKVNYCSTFCQRKDWKEHQHNCCQTSGAVAVQEEVPMSTIDMDKVKV
- the deaf1 gene encoding deformed epidermal autoregulatory factor 1 homolog isoform X4, which translates into the protein MDETDSATKGLALDEESIDAAGEPVEEGVDSDTESEAEVTTMTVMGEPGNIEIGTESLPNSDDAETAFAEVTTVTVGDVQAAEDNVFTATSASIPEHVLTGRTTLQIGDGLNPQKATLIVVHTEGIVDATGLKNAAAAMSSAPQTPSTPMNPGQEKDGSKYNWDPSVYNNELPVRCRNTSGMLYKNRLGSGGKGRCIKHSNHWYTPTEFEGMSGRASSKDWKRSIRYAGRPLQCLIQERILNPHAASCTCAACCDDLSLCTKDSPSYAGENINMTGPVRLFVPYKRRKKENEQPTTPEKKDLPLPPPKNITLAPGATLSPSGQITTSGTLTFDRTSPGDATALLSEGTAHGEVFTSTEVLTALPALAMAPQAKVESPSSSPSPGLVNGGLEVSGVREGQRTWLYLEETANSLLSTVQQLKALIDQAKQACHCQAGQDAFSQDKIHGSRKECTLTQPFQSQISFQHPDDPEGKRGSEITEIIIKQMCVNCGREAMSQCTGCHKVNYCSTFCQRKDWKEHQHNCCQTSGAVAVQEEVPMSTIDMDKVKV